The following nucleotide sequence is from Ahniella affigens.
AAAGACTTCCTGTCCTACTACCTGTCTTTCCAAGTTCCGCCACAATTTGCAGTTCTCTTGGACGGTCCATGGGGAATCGGAAAGACGTTCTTTGTGAAGAGCATCGTCAACTCGCCATCCAACGGTGAGCCCAAGCATGTTTATGTGAGCCTTTATGGCCTTACCTCGTTCGATGAGATAGACGATGCCATCTTTCGGTCGATGTACCCCGTTCTTGAGAGCAAGGGTGCGAAAATCGGAGGTCGTGCGCTCAAGACAATAGGCAAGTATCTCAATATCGAGATTGACCTGAAGACGAAGGAATTTATCAATAGGGCCGGTACAGATCTCTACATATTCGACGACTTGGAGAGGTGTGAACTGCCGATCAACGCAGTTATGGGATACATCAACGGGTTTGTTGAGCATGATGGTCGCAAGGTAATAATCATCGCCAACGAAGCGGAGATCAAGGATGCAGAGGGATACAGACGCATTCGGGAGAAATTGATTGGAAAGACTTTTCATGTGCAGTCGGTATTCAATGACGCTATGGATAGTTTTACTGACTCGATCCAGAACGCACTAGTGCGGTCCGCTGTGCAGGCCAACTCCTCTTTGATTTCGGACATCTATCACAAATGTGAACTGAACAATCTTCGGGTGCTTCAACAGACGATATGGGATTTCGGGCGAGTTCATTCGTGTCTCGAGGATCGACACCGAGCCAACGACAAAGCGATGGCAGAACTAATGGGGTTGCTATTTGCGCTGTCTTTCGAAATCAAGGTTGGGAGGCTTACTTGCGATGACCTAAAAGATCGGTTTTCAAACCTGTTCGTGTACTCAATGAAGCGAGAGTCTCACGAAGTACCGCCACCTCGAATCTACGTTGCAAACAGCCGATATCCGACAGTAAACCTAGCTTCAACCATCCTGTCCGACGAAACTCTGGTCAACGTGATCGTTAGAGGATTCGTAGATAAGGACCAAATTCGTGAAGATCTAGACCGAAGTTCCTTTTTCATGACAGTGGCACGTGAACCGTCGTGGCGTACCGTATGGAACGCTCATGAAAGGAAAGAGGAAGAGGTCAATGGCGCGATTGCAGAGATGGAGCGTGCGTTTACCAATCACGAGTTCGTAGTGACCGGAGAAATGCTTCATGTGTTTGGACTCAGGCTGTGGCTCGCAAACCTTGGTGCCATTTCGAGGAGCAAACGAGAAGTGGTCGGAGAATGTAAAGATTATATCGATTTCCTCTACAGCAACCGCGGACTCGAGTTGCCGTCAAAGCATGAAAGCCTCACCCGCTTCTCGTTCGACTCATATGATGGGCTTGCCATTCACCAAGCCGATACGTCGGAGTATCGGGAGGTGCGCGACTATCTCGACGAGAAGCGTCGGGATCAAGACGTCGAAAGACGCCCCGAAATTGCGGAGCAGTTGTTGGCGAACATGGCAAACGACGTGTCTCTCTTCACGCGGCGGATCTGTCTGACAAATCACGATGACAACGAGTTCTACGATATTCCCGTACTGGCCTCTCTTGATCCGCAGCGGTTCACTGAAAAGCTCTTGGATCTACATCCGCAAGAGCAGCGGGCTGCGATATTCGCATTGCAGTTGCGGTATGAACGCGGTCGCATTGATGGGGAACTTGCAGCAGAGCGGGAATGGGCAGCGAAGGTTAGAGAGCTTCTTCTCGATGCGAGCAATCGGATGACTCCCGTCTCTAAGGTCATTCTGCAAGCGCTTGTGGCATTCGGACTCGAAGAGGCACTTGGCATTCAGAGTAAGAGCTAACAGTTGCCCTAGCAATGAACGCTTGCGTTACGTGAAACGACTCCGAATTGCGCCAAAGGTTTCATGCGCCAATCCCATTGTTCTGTTCGTCACTTGATTGGGGCAATGTTAAGTCTGTGTGGAAAGGTAAGAGCTGACCCCGGAAATCTGCACAGCGCGAAGAGTTGAATCTCTGCTTCCGCGGGCGATGATACGCCCATGAGGAATGGAGCAGAACAAGAGCGGACGACAACGCCGCAACCACTCGCCGGCCTTCGGCGTACTAGCCAACGGTGTTTTGGAAGTTGGGCGTTGTATCGGAGTTGTGGGCTACTCGGCAGTATGGACAAACCGTTGGATAGGCCCTGCATTGGCGCAAACCTGTCTTCCGGTCGAGTGAGGCTCTCCGAGCTCCCGACCTCAACTAGCGGAACAACTGTTCCACAGTTAGTACCGGAAAGTCACTTACCCCCGCCTCTTTAGCAAGGAGATTGGCGTTCTCGCCGAGACGGCATGACACCGGAAACAACGAAGCGCCATTGCTCATAAGCCAAATACTGCGAGTGACACCATTCGAGATGCCTAAGGAGGGTCTGAACAAGTCCCGCAATTTCTGGTTAGATACAGGTGTTGCGGCGAGGTTATTTCAGCATGGACCAGATGAGTTTCGGTGACGCGGAATATGCGGCTAAGAAGAAGCAGACGCGTCGGGAGGTATTCCTAGCCGAGATGGAGCAAGTCGTGCCGTGGGCAGCATTGCTGAAGGACATTGAGTCGGTTTATCCGGTCGCCGGTCGCGGCCGTCGCCCGTACCCCGTTGAAGTGATGCTCCGGGTTCACCTGATGCAGAACTGGTTTGGGTTGAGCGATCCGGCGATGGAAGAAGCGCTGTATGAGATCGTGTCGATTCGGAACTTTGCCGGTCTGACGCTGAGCGGCAGCATTCCAGACGAGACGACGATCCTGAACTTTCGGCGTCTGATTGAGACGAATGATTTGGCTTCGTCGATACTGGAGCGGATCAACGGTCATTTGTCGCGCAAGGGCTTGCTGCTGAAGCGTGGCACGATCGTCGATGCGACGATCATCGCGGCACCGAGTTCGACGAAGAACTCAGACGGTGAGCGGGATCCTGAGATGCACCAGACGAAGAAGGGCAACCAGTGGTACTTCGGCATGAAGGCGCATATTGGCGTGGATGCTGACAGTGGTCTGGTCCACACAGTGGTGACGTCGGCAGCCAATGATGCCGATGTTGATCACGTTGAAAGCCTGCTGCACGGCAAG
It contains:
- a CDS encoding P-loop NTPase fold protein, with the protein product MNPNQHIKDFLSYYLSFQVPPQFAVLLDGPWGIGKTFFVKSIVNSPSNGEPKHVYVSLYGLTSFDEIDDAIFRSMYPVLESKGAKIGGRALKTIGKYLNIEIDLKTKEFINRAGTDLYIFDDLERCELPINAVMGYINGFVEHDGRKVIIIANEAEIKDAEGYRRIREKLIGKTFHVQSVFNDAMDSFTDSIQNALVRSAVQANSSLISDIYHKCELNNLRVLQQTIWDFGRVHSCLEDRHRANDKAMAELMGLLFALSFEIKVGRLTCDDLKDRFSNLFVYSMKRESHEVPPPRIYVANSRYPTVNLASTILSDETLVNVIVRGFVDKDQIREDLDRSSFFMTVAREPSWRTVWNAHERKEEEVNGAIAEMERAFTNHEFVVTGEMLHVFGLRLWLANLGAISRSKREVVGECKDYIDFLYSNRGLELPSKHESLTRFSFDSYDGLAIHQADTSEYREVRDYLDEKRRDQDVERRPEIAEQLLANMANDVSLFTRRICLTNHDDNEFYDIPVLASLDPQRFTEKLLDLHPQEQRAAIFALQLRYERGRIDGELAAEREWAAKVRELLLDASNRMTPVSKVILQALVAFGLEEALGIQSKS
- a CDS encoding IS5 family transposase, whose translation is MDQMSFGDAEYAAKKKQTRREVFLAEMEQVVPWAALLKDIESVYPVAGRGRRPYPVEVMLRVHLMQNWFGLSDPAMEEALYEIVSIRNFAGLTLSGSIPDETTILNFRRLIETNDLASSILERINGHLSRKGLLLKRGTIVDATIIAAPSSTKNSDGERDPEMHQTKKGNQWYFGMKAHIGVDADSGLVHTVVTSAANDADVDHVESLLHGKEETVWADAGYQGADKNMRENHPRKQRFPEWRIAMRRSAIKAMEEGRAKSNIVKIERRKAQVRARVEHAFQKVKCFFGYNKARFKGLAKNTSHIVTLFALANLHRVRKVLLETAGELRPKFAS